DNA from Aliarcobacter butzleri:
TTTAGTCTTACAACATTTTCATATTTTAATGAAGCTTGATATATAAGTTCATTTATATCTTCTTGTGGAAGAGTATGTTTTTTATCTTCTTTTCCAACATAAATTAGTTCACACTCTTTTTTTGCAAGTTCTAAAATCTCAGGGTTTACTAATCTATCATAAATTAAAATGTCAGCATTTTGAATAGCTTTTACAGCTTTTACAGTAAGAAGTTCAACATCTCCAGGTCCAGCTCCTGTTAGATATACTTTTGGCAATTATATTTCCTTATATTAGTTATTCGCTGGAATTATAACTAAAAAAAATTAAAGCCTAAGAAGGAACTTTACAAGAGATAACAATATTCTCTAACTCTTTTTTTAAATCTTGTAATCTTCTTGTAGAATTTATTAGATGCTCTTGAGATTGAATAAAAATATCTTCGCTTTTATTTAACTGCTTTGCAATATCAGGTGAATTTGTCAATTCATCAAGAATATTATCAAACTCTGCATTTAATTCATCAAGTTTCAATGAAGCATTTTTTGATTGCTCTATCGCGTTTGTCGAATAAGACATAACGGAATTTATTTTATCAACAAAACAATTTATATTTTTTGACATTTCAATTATTTCATTTTCTCCTTCAAGTTTTATAGGAGTTAATGGTTCATCAAAACTTTGTTTTACAATTTTTTCTGATTCTTCAAGGAATTTTTTTACATTATCTTCCATAGTTCTTAATTGAATAAAACTATAAATCATTAAAAGTAAAATTAAAAAAGCAAATAGATATTGTATATATTGTAAATTATTCAATTTTTCTTCACTATATATAGTATAAATAGATACTAAATTATCAACTTCATTTAATAGTGTTGAATTTGTTAAATAAATAGAATTTACAACATTATCTAATAGTTGTAGAGAATCTTTATCATTTTTTTGTAGTAATTCTTTAAATTTAACTATATTTTCATGAAAACTTTTCCATAAAATATCAACTTTTACAAGTTGGTTTGCTATTTGTCTTGTTGGAGCTTCTTGAATTTTTGAAAGTTTATTTCCTTGAATTAACGTATTCAAATTGTAAATAAACTCTGTTGTAGAGTTATCAAGCTCAGTCATAGAAGCATTTTTATGTTGATATAAATAGAATATATTTTTTGTGATATTTTGAGTTAACATTCTTTGTTTACCAACAATATTTATTGTTAAGGCATCTTTTTTATTTTTATCATTTAAATATATTGTTGTAGTAATTATACTTATCATTAAAACAATAAATAAAAAACCAATTAATTTTATTTTTGTACTAATTTTATTTTTTTTCATATAGCAACCCCTTTAAATATAGAGATTAATTTTTCATTATCCTCTATTGAAACATAACCATTTTCAATGTTTATTATACCTTCTCTTGATAGCTTTTTTAATACTCTTGACAAAGTTTCTGGTTGTATATGTAACATAAATGATACTTCTTGCCGTTTTAGTTTATTAAACATTGGTAAATCTTGTTTTAACATAAAAGCAACTTTTGCCGTAGCATCAAAAACTAATTCTCTATTAACAAGACATTGAAGTTGATGTGATTTATCAAGGAGTGCCTGCATTAGTTCATTTGTCAAAATATTTTTTGATAAAAAATACTCTTGAAGTTTTTCAAAATTTACAGATAAAATAGTAGAATCTTCTATAAATGAAGCATTTGAAAAACAGGAAATATCAGTTGATTTTAAACTAGATAATTCACTAATTAAAGAGTTTTCATAAATATGATATAAAAATATTTCATTTCCAAATTTATCAAATTTATAAATTTTCAACAAACCTTCTACTAAAAAAAGAAGACTATTTTTTATGTCATTTTCGTAAAACAAAATCGAATTATTTTCATACTTTGACATAGTTGAGATTGAACATAAAAGCTTCATTTCTTCTTCATTTAGATTTTTAAAAAAATCTATTTTTTTTATATACTCAATTAAATGCATAACAAACCTTGCTATTTTTTTAAGCTATTATTGTATATTATGATTTCGAAAATGTCCATTAATACGCTATATAATAAGGAATATAATGAATTTTAAAAAATATATAAAAGCAGTTGCAACAGGTCCAAAAGGAAATAAAGATTTAACTATAGATGAAACTGCTGATGCAATTGAACAAATATTATTAAATAAAGTAACACCTGCTCAAGCTGCAGCATTTTTGATAGGTTGGAGAACAAAATATGAAACAGATGATGAATTAAAAGGTGCAATTTTAGCACTTAGAAAATTTATGAAATTTAAAAAAATAGAAGACTCTATTGAACTTGGATACTCTTTTGATGGAAGATGTGATAATCCATTTTTATTTCCTCTTTATGAAAATATTTTAGAAGAGTTTTATAAAAAGAATCAAGATGTTAAAAGACTAAATTTAGTTATTTCAGGAGATTATTTACAACCTGCAAAAGTTGGAATAACAACAAAAGATATTTTTTCTCAAATTGACGAAGGTCAATACATTCACTTTTTTGATAGAGTACAATACCTCAAAGAGTTGAGCGATATGACAACTTTAAGGCAAGAGTTAGGTTTGAGAACAGCTTTTAATACGATAGAAA
Protein-coding regions in this window:
- a CDS encoding type IV pili methyl-accepting chemotaxis transducer N-terminal domain-containing protein is translated as MKKNKISTKIKLIGFLFIVLMISIITTTIYLNDKNKKDALTINIVGKQRMLTQNITKNIFYLYQHKNASMTELDNSTTEFIYNLNTLIQGNKLSKIQEAPTRQIANQLVKVDILWKSFHENIVKFKELLQKNDKDSLQLLDNVVNSIYLTNSTLLNEVDNLVSIYTIYSEEKLNNLQYIQYLFAFLILLLMIYSFIQLRTMEDNVKKFLEESEKIVKQSFDEPLTPIKLEGENEIIEMSKNINCFVDKINSVMSYSTNAIEQSKNASLKLDELNAEFDNILDELTNSPDIAKQLNKSEDIFIQSQEHLINSTRRLQDLKKELENIVISCKVPS
- a CDS encoding Crp/Fnr family transcriptional regulator — its product is MHLIEYIKKIDFFKNLNEEEMKLLCSISTMSKYENNSILFYENDIKNSLLFLVEGLLKIYKFDKFGNEIFLYHIYENSLISELSSLKSTDISCFSNASFIEDSTILSVNFEKLQEYFLSKNILTNELMQALLDKSHQLQCLVNRELVFDATAKVAFMLKQDLPMFNKLKRQEVSFMLHIQPETLSRVLKKLSREGIINIENGYVSIEDNEKLISIFKGVAI
- a CDS encoding glycosyl transferase, with product MNFKKYIKAVATGPKGNKDLTIDETADAIEQILLNKVTPAQAAAFLIGWRTKYETDDELKGAILALRKFMKFKKIEDSIELGYSFDGRCDNPFLFPLYENILEEFYKKNQDVKRLNLVISGDYLQPAKVGITTKDIFSQIDEGQYIHFFDRVQYLKELSDMTTLRQELGLRTAFNTIEKLLNPSLSEYGVTTAFHKPYVQKYLDIFSFHFKKVVVLKGSEGSPEVFKDGKYWIREDKDIIERSFSLKDFGINYDKEFKNITLEESLNIVNNHDNNILKLAKFNVALILLFANRVSSLDESWQRLN